The Methanocaldococcus jannaschii DSM 2661 genome has a segment encoding these proteins:
- a CDS encoding CBS domain-containing protein, producing the protein MKIACDIPVSEVMSFPVIKATKNMSIYDIANIMTENNIGAVVIVENNKPIGIVTERDIVKRVVSKNLKPKDVLAEEVMSKKIITIPQNASITEAAKIMATHGIKRLPVVKDGELVGIVTQSDIVRVSPELLEIVIEYASITPEEKEVISLDTDEFSEEYINGICENCGYQGRVRLYQGRYLCDECIEEFEEKEE; encoded by the coding sequence ATGAAAATCGCATGTGACATCCCTGTTTCAGAAGTCATGAGTTTTCCAGTAATTAAAGCCACAAAAAATATGTCAATCTACGATATAGCCAATATAATGACAGAAAATAATATAGGAGCTGTTGTTATTGTAGAAAACAATAAACCAATTGGTATTGTAACAGAAAGAGATATTGTAAAGAGAGTTGTTTCAAAAAATTTAAAGCCAAAGGATGTATTGGCTGAGGAAGTGATGAGTAAAAAGATTATTACAATCCCTCAAAATGCTTCAATTACTGAAGCAGCTAAAATTATGGCAACTCATGGGATTAAAAGATTACCAGTTGTGAAAGATGGAGAGTTGGTTGGAATAGTTACACAGAGCGATATAGTTAGAGTATCTCCAGAGTTGTTGGAAATAGTTATAGAGTATGCATCAATAACACCAGAAGAAAAAGAAGTTATTTCATTAGATACCGATGAGTTTAGTGAAGAGTATATAAATGGAATTTGTGAAAACTGTGGTTATCAAGGAAGAGTTAGGTTATATCAAGGAAGATACCTATGCGATGAATGCATAGAAGAATTTGAAGAAAAAGAAGAATAA
- the sppA gene encoding signal peptide peptidase SppA: MKKIYIILLILFVILISLIGASILLVMSLSGENVDLFGGEKIAKVYLCNEIYFDYNQGDGIFPQQKKDARYYINLLDDLEKDDSVKGVLLVVNSPGGEVIASEKLARKVEELAKKKPVVVYVEGLDASGAYMVSAPADYIVAEKHSIVGSIGVRMDLMHYYGLMKKLGINVTTIKAGKYKDIGSPFRPMTKEEKEYLQKMINETYMDFVKWVAEHRHLSINYTLKIADGKIYSGEDAKKVGLVDEVGTEEDALKKLEQLANVSNPEIVEYGLEENKGLFGLTYYLGYGIGKGIGEVLYGMEKINGRVELLS; encoded by the coding sequence ATGAAAAAAATTTATATCATTCTTCTAATTCTTTTTGTGATTTTAATTAGTTTAATAGGGGCAAGTATATTATTAGTTATGAGCTTATCAGGAGAAAATGTCGATTTGTTTGGTGGGGAAAAAATAGCCAAGGTTTATTTATGCAATGAAATCTATTTTGATTATAATCAAGGAGATGGAATCTTTCCACAACAAAAAAAAGATGCAAGATATTATATAAATTTATTAGATGATTTAGAGAAGGACGATTCAGTTAAAGGGGTTTTATTGGTTGTTAATTCTCCCGGAGGAGAGGTTATAGCAAGTGAGAAATTAGCAAGAAAGGTTGAAGAACTTGCAAAGAAAAAGCCAGTAGTTGTTTATGTTGAGGGCTTAGATGCTTCTGGTGCTTATATGGTTTCAGCCCCTGCAGATTATATAGTGGCTGAAAAGCACTCAATAGTAGGAAGTATTGGGGTTAGGATGGATTTAATGCACTATTATGGATTGATGAAAAAGCTTGGTATAAATGTAACTACAATAAAAGCTGGAAAGTATAAGGATATTGGTTCTCCATTTAGACCAATGACTAAAGAAGAAAAGGAATACCTACAAAAAATGATAAATGAAACATACATGGATTTTGTTAAATGGGTAGCAGAGCATAGGCATTTGTCAATAAACTACACTTTAAAAATAGCAGATGGAAAGATATATAGTGGGGAGGATGCTAAAAAAGTTGGATTAGTTGATGAAGTGGGAACTGAAGAAGATGCTTTGAAAAAATTAGAACAGTTAGCTAATGTCTCAAATCCTGAGATTGTTGAATATGGCTTAGAAGAGAATAAAGGATTGTTTGGATTAACATACTATTTAGGTTATGGAATTGGAAAAGGAATTGGAGAAGTTTTATATGGAATGGAAAAGATTAATGGAAGAGTTGAGTTATTAAGTTAA
- a CDS encoding TRAM domain-containing protein, translated as MFNNKGRRNVRNNEVRRNVPVKEGETYTVTIEDMGRGGDGIARVEGFVVFVPETQKGETVNVKITAVKSKFAFAEKI; from the coding sequence ATGTTTAATAATAAAGGAAGAAGAAATGTAAGAAATAATGAAGTTAGAAGAAATGTTCCAGTTAAAGAAGGCGAAACCTACACTGTTACAATTGAAGATATGGGTAGAGGCGGAGACGGAATAGCAAGAGTTGAAGGATTCGTTGTCTTCGTCCCTGAAACACAAAAAGGAGAAACAGTCAATGTAAAAATAACTGCTGTAAAAAGTAAGTTTGCATTTGCAGAAAAAATTTAA
- the pfdA gene encoding prefoldin subunit alpha, with protein sequence MVNEVIDINEAVRAYIAQIEGLRAEIGRLDATIATLRQSLATLKSLKTLGEGKTVLVPVGSIAQVEMKVEKMDKVVVSVGQNISAELEYEEALKYIEDEIKKLLTFRLVLEQAIAELYAKIEDLIAEAQQTSEEEKAEEEENEEKAE encoded by the coding sequence ATGGTAAATGAAGTCATAGACATAAATGAAGCAGTTAGAGCATACATAGCTCAAATTGAAGGTTTGAGAGCTGAAATTGGAAGATTAGACGCAACAATAGCAACATTGAGACAGTCATTAGCAACATTAAAGAGCTTAAAAACATTGGGAGAGGGGAAAACTGTCTTAGTTCCTGTTGGAAGTATTGCTCAAGTAGAGATGAAAGTTGAAAAGATGGATAAGGTTGTTGTTTCAGTTGGACAGAATATTTCAGCTGAGTTAGAGTATGAGGAGGCATTGAAATACATTGAAGATGAAATTAAAAAGCTATTGACATTCAGATTAGTCTTAGAGCAAGCAATTGCCGAATTGTATGCAAAAATAGAGGATTTAATTGCAGAAGCTCAACAAACATCTGAAGAAGAAAAAGCAGAAGAGGAAGAAAATGAAGAAAAAGCTGAATAA
- a CDS encoding GltB/FmdC/FwdC-like GXGXG domain-containing protein encodes MLFNIFKKSNKKKLDEFLNENKDKVLTLKLDKPVDCLCDFTYNFIWQSKFNPETEIKENITFKTLVEHLKNGGVVYIKGNVGKRFCSSMGVDLKYFSGSGERIKVGTVIVDGDVDTRFGISMLSGTVYINEKNKIKEPMGNVIEVESDIKGYRKFISITEFVEERYKEEKLLKPNKFDKNKGILEINDKIKRDTVGARLNEDKTIVVNGDVDLSTGILMRKGKVIVNGNAGKNTGAVLNGGTVIINGNTNDFTGFEMRDGIIVVDGNAGKYLGAKKKEGVIYARDGKEVPPTKKYELNNDDIAFLKSLGYTGKFYKFI; translated from the coding sequence ATGCTATTCAACATCTTCAAAAAATCCAATAAAAAGAAATTGGATGAGTTTTTAAATGAAAATAAAGATAAAGTTTTAACATTGAAGTTAGATAAACCAGTAGATTGCTTATGCGACTTTACCTACAACTTTATATGGCAGAGTAAATTCAATCCAGAAACTGAGATAAAAGAAAATATTACCTTTAAAACCCTTGTAGAGCATTTAAAGAATGGAGGGGTAGTTTATATTAAAGGAAATGTAGGGAAAAGATTCTGCTCCTCTATGGGCGTTGATTTAAAATATTTTAGTGGAAGTGGAGAAAGGATAAAAGTAGGAACTGTTATAGTGGATGGAGATGTCGATACAAGATTTGGAATAAGCATGTTGTCTGGAACCGTCTATATTAATGAAAAAAATAAGATAAAAGAGCCGATGGGGAATGTTATTGAAGTTGAAAGCGATATAAAAGGATATAGGAAATTTATATCCATAACAGAGTTTGTTGAAGAGAGATATAAAGAAGAGAAGCTTCTAAAACCAAATAAATTTGATAAAAATAAAGGAATTTTAGAGATTAATGATAAAATAAAAAGAGATACTGTTGGAGCAAGGTTAAATGAAGATAAAACAATTGTAGTTAATGGAGATGTTGATTTATCCACTGGAATTTTAATGAGAAAGGGAAAGGTTATTGTTAATGGAAATGCTGGAAAAAATACTGGGGCTGTTTTAAATGGTGGAACTGTTATAATTAACGGAAATACTAATGACTTCACAGGTTTTGAAATGAGAGATGGGATAATAGTTGTTGATGGTAATGCAGGGAAATACTTGGGCGCTAAGAAAAAAGAAGGAGTTATATATGCAAGGGATGGGAAAGAAGTTCCTCCAACAAAAAAATATGAGTTAAATAATGATGATATTGCTTTTTTAAAATCTCTTGGCTATACTGGGAAGTTTTATAAATTTATATAA
- a CDS encoding FAD-dependent oxidoreductase — protein MRAIIIGSGAAGLTTASTIRKYNKDMEIVVITKEKEIAYSPCAIPYVIEGAIKSFDDIIMHTPEDYKRERNIDILTETTVIDVDSKNNKIKCVDKDGNEFEMNYDYLVLATGAEPFIPPIEGKDLDGVFKVRTIEDGRAILKYIEENGCKKVAVVGAGAIGLEMAYGLKCRGLDVLVVEMAPQVLPRFLDPDMAEIVQKYLEKEGIKVMLSKPLEKIVGKEKVEAVYVDGKLYDVDMVIMATGVRPNIELAKKAGCKIGKFAIEVNEKMQTSIPNIYAVGDCVEVIDFITGEKTLSPFGTAAVRQGKVAGKNIAGVEAKFYPVLNSAVSKIGDLEIGGTGLTAFSANLKRIPIVIGRAKALTRARYYPGGKEIEIKMIFNEDGKVVGCQIVGGERVAERIDAMSIAIFKKVSAEELANMEFCYAPPVSMVHEPLSLAAEDALKKLSNK, from the coding sequence ATGAGAGCAATAATAATAGGAAGTGGAGCTGCTGGTTTAACAACAGCATCAACAATCAGAAAATACAACAAAGATATGGAAATAGTAGTAATAACAAAAGAAAAGGAAATAGCTTATTCTCCATGTGCAATTCCCTATGTTATTGAGGGAGCAATAAAGAGCTTTGATGACATTATTATGCACACTCCAGAAGATTACAAAAGAGAGAGAAACATCGATATATTAACTGAAACTACCGTTATAGATGTTGATTCAAAAAATAACAAAATAAAGTGTGTAGATAAAGATGGAAATGAGTTTGAGATGAATTATGATTACTTAGTTTTAGCAACTGGAGCAGAGCCATTTATCCCTCCAATTGAAGGAAAAGACTTAGATGGAGTATTTAAAGTTAGAACTATTGAGGATGGTAGGGCTATATTAAAATACATTGAAGAAAATGGCTGTAAAAAAGTTGCTGTTGTTGGAGCTGGAGCTATTGGCTTGGAGATGGCTTATGGTTTAAAATGTAGAGGTTTAGATGTCTTAGTTGTTGAGATGGCTCCTCAAGTGTTACCAAGATTCTTAGACCCAGATATGGCTGAGATAGTTCAAAAATATTTAGAAAAAGAAGGAATTAAGGTTATGCTATCAAAACCATTGGAAAAGATTGTTGGAAAAGAGAAGGTTGAAGCAGTTTATGTTGATGGTAAGTTGTATGATGTTGATATGGTTATTATGGCTACTGGTGTAAGGCCAAATATTGAGTTGGCTAAAAAAGCTGGCTGTAAAATTGGAAAATTTGCAATAGAAGTAAATGAGAAGATGCAAACCTCTATACCAAACATCTATGCAGTTGGAGATTGTGTTGAAGTTATTGACTTTATAACTGGAGAGAAAACACTATCTCCATTTGGAACTGCTGCTGTAAGGCAAGGAAAAGTTGCTGGTAAAAATATAGCTGGAGTTGAAGCAAAGTTCTATCCAGTTTTAAACTCTGCTGTTAGCAAAATAGGAGATTTAGAGATTGGAGGAACAGGTTTAACAGCATTCTCTGCCAATTTAAAGAGAATTCCAATAGTTATTGGTAGAGCTAAGGCGTTAACAAGAGCAAGATACTATCCAGGAGGAAAAGAGATTGAGATAAAGATGATATTTAATGAAGATGGCAAAGTAGTTGGATGTCAAATCGTTGGTGGAGAGAGAGTTGCTGAAAGAATAGATGCAATGTCTATAGCAATATTTAAAAAAGTTAGTGCAGAGGAACTTGCAAATATGGAGTTCTGCTATGCTCCACCAGTTTCTATGGTGCATGAGCCATTATCATTAGCTGCTGAAGATGCTTTGAAAAAGTTGAGTAATAAATAA
- a CDS encoding dihydroorotate dehydrogenase produces the protein MLKTNICGIEFKNPVFLASGIMGETGSALKRIAKGGAGAVTTKSIGLNPNPGHKNPTIVEVYGGFLNAMGLPNPGVDEYLEEIEKVRDELNRMDVRIIGSIYGKDEEEFAEVAKKMERYVDIIELNISCPHAKGYGATIGQNPDLSYDVCKAVKKAVKIPVFAKLTPNVTDIIEIAQAVVDAGVDGLVAINTVRGMAIDIRAKKPILANKFGGLSGKAIKSIGIKVVWDLYENFDVPIIGVGGIMSGEDAIEYMMAGASAVQIGSGVYYRGYDIFKKVCDEIISFLKEENLTLEEIVGMAHE, from the coding sequence ATGTTGAAAACAAACATCTGTGGAATAGAATTTAAAAATCCTGTTTTTTTAGCAAGTGGAATAATGGGAGAAACTGGAAGTGCATTAAAAAGAATTGCTAAAGGAGGAGCTGGAGCTGTAACAACAAAATCTATTGGATTAAATCCAAATCCTGGACATAAAAATCCAACTATTGTAGAGGTTTATGGAGGATTTTTAAATGCCATGGGTTTGCCTAATCCTGGAGTTGATGAGTATTTGGAGGAGATAGAAAAGGTTAGAGATGAGTTAAATAGGATGGATGTTAGAATTATTGGCTCAATCTATGGGAAAGATGAGGAAGAATTTGCTGAAGTAGCTAAGAAAATGGAGAGGTATGTAGATATTATTGAGCTAAACATTTCCTGCCCTCATGCTAAAGGTTATGGAGCTACCATAGGGCAAAATCCAGATTTGTCCTATGATGTTTGCAAGGCAGTTAAAAAAGCTGTTAAAATTCCAGTTTTTGCTAAATTAACACCAAATGTTACAGATATTATTGAGATTGCTCAGGCAGTTGTAGATGCTGGTGTTGATGGATTAGTAGCTATAAACACAGTTAGAGGAATGGCTATAGATATTAGAGCAAAAAAACCAATTTTAGCTAATAAATTTGGAGGCTTAAGTGGGAAAGCAATAAAGTCAATTGGAATAAAAGTAGTTTGGGATTTGTATGAGAATTTTGATGTGCCAATTATCGGTGTTGGAGGAATTATGAGTGGAGAGGATGCCATTGAGTATATGATGGCTGGAGCTTCAGCTGTTCAAATAGGAAGTGGAGTTTATTATAGAGGTTATGATATATTTAAAAAAGTTTGTGATGAAATAATAAGCTTTTTAAAAGAGGAAAATTTAACATTGGAAGAGATTGTTGGGATGGCTCATGAATAA
- a CDS encoding 50S ribosomal protein L14e: MPAIEVGRVCIKTAGREAGKVCVIVDILDKNFVIVDGLVKRRRCNIKHLEPTEKKVDIPKGASTEEVKLALDAAGLLKEE, encoded by the coding sequence ATGCCAGCTATTGAAGTAGGAAGAGTTTGTATAAAAACAGCAGGAAGAGAAGCAGGAAAAGTTTGTGTTATCGTAGATATCTTAGATAAAAACTTCGTTATAGTTGATGGGTTAGTTAAGAGAAGAAGATGCAACATAAAACACTTAGAACCAACAGAAAAGAAAGTTGATATCCCAAAAGGAGCTTCAACAGAAGAAGTTAAATTAGCTTTAGATGCTGCAGGATTATTGAAGGAAGAATAA
- a CDS encoding DUF2115 domain-containing protein: MKARELFEKLKKELNNFSIYDIMMIRSFIEKDAKYLPPQYKNHYVEAMMKYLIETFNEIRKKSVDEIQDEEIDEEKLNEMLNRIERFRKYYTPDEERFINLSKILCPYLAFIAKKPLHPEYLTFPGNVKIIKKGNNYYCPVKNKQLNEYSLCEFCVCKSIDELK; this comes from the coding sequence ATGAAAGCAAGGGAATTATTTGAAAAATTAAAAAAAGAGCTTAATAATTTTAGCATATACGATATAATGATGATTAGAAGTTTTATTGAAAAAGATGCTAAATATCTCCCTCCACAATACAAAAACCATTATGTTGAGGCGATGATGAAGTATTTAATTGAAACATTTAACGAGATTAGAAAAAAAAGCGTTGATGAGATTCAAGATGAAGAAATTGATGAAGAAAAATTAAATGAGATGCTCAATAGAATTGAAAGGTTTAGGAAATATTATACACCAGATGAAGAGAGATTTATAAACCTTTCAAAAATTCTCTGCCCATACTTGGCATTTATTGCTAAAAAGCCATTGCATCCAGAATATTTAACATTTCCTGGAAATGTAAAAATCATTAAAAAAGGCAATAACTATTATTGCCCAGTAAAAAATAAACAGCTTAATGAATATTCCTTGTGCGAGTTTTGTGTTTGTAAGAGTATAGATGAATTAAAATAA
- a CDS encoding 50S ribosomal protein L34e encodes MPAPRYRSRSYRRIYRRTPGGRIVIHYKRRKPGKPKCAICGAELHGVPRGRPVEIRKLPKSQRRPERPYGGYLCPRCLKRLMIQKARNL; translated from the coding sequence ATGCCAGCACCAAGATACAGGTCAAGGTCATACAGAAGAATATACAGAAGAACACCAGGAGGAAGAATAGTTATCCATTATAAGAGAAGAAAGCCAGGCAAACCAAAATGTGCTATATGTGGAGCTGAATTACACGGAGTTCCAAGAGGAAGGCCTGTTGAGATAAGAAAATTACCAAAATCACAGAGAAGACCAGAGAGACCTTACGGAGGCTACTTATGCCCAAGATGCTTAAAGAGATTGATGATTCAGAAGGCAAGAAACCTCTAA
- a CDS encoding RraA family protein, whose product MNILKNFSVPNLCDAGAKPLNGIKPILENQKLVFGEAITVKISYNDWGTLIKTISFAKNKFIVAEVVGEGKYETAVWGGLASLNAKIKGVRGVVIDGCVRDVEDIKALKFPVFAKNFCPNAGKPLNLGEINVAVNCCGVIVEPGDIIVGDCNGVVVIKKESLPEIIENAKNIKEKERKIRERILRGQDLRDVLNLE is encoded by the coding sequence ATGAATATCTTAAAAAATTTTTCAGTTCCCAATTTATGTGATGCTGGAGCTAAGCCTTTAAATGGCATTAAACCAATTTTAGAGAATCAAAAGCTTGTTTTTGGTGAGGCTATAACTGTAAAGATAAGCTATAACGATTGGGGAACTTTAATTAAGACAATAAGCTTTGCCAAAAATAAATTTATCGTTGCTGAGGTTGTTGGCGAAGGAAAATATGAGACAGCAGTATGGGGAGGCTTAGCCTCTCTAAATGCCAAAATTAAGGGAGTTAGAGGAGTTGTTATAGATGGATGTGTTAGGGATGTTGAAGATATAAAAGCTTTAAAGTTCCCAGTTTTTGCAAAAAATTTCTGCCCTAATGCAGGGAAACCTTTAAATCTTGGAGAGATAAATGTAGCAGTGAATTGTTGTGGTGTGATAGTTGAACCAGGAGATATTATTGTGGGAGACTGCAATGGAGTGGTAGTTATAAAAAAAGAATCTCTTCCAGAGATTATTGAAAATGCTAAAAATATAAAAGAGAAAGAAAGAAAAATTAGGGAAAGAATTCTAAGAGGGCAGGATTTAAGAGATGTTTTAAATTTAGAATAA
- the cmk gene encoding (d)CMP kinase → MIITIGGLPGTGTTTIAKMIAEKYNLRHVCAGFIFREMAKEMGMDLQEFSKYAEQHKEIDEEIDRRQVEIAKQGNVVLEGRLAAWMLLKNGIKPDLTIWFKAPLEVRAERISKRENIDKDVALKKMIEREASEKKRYKEIYNIDLDDLSIYDLVIDTSKWDVEGVFNIVSSAIDNLKK, encoded by the coding sequence ATGATAATCACCATTGGGGGGCTGCCAGGGACAGGAACTACAACAATTGCAAAGATGATAGCAGAGAAATATAACTTAAGACACGTATGTGCAGGATTCATATTTAGAGAGATGGCAAAAGAGATGGGAATGGATTTACAGGAATTCAGCAAGTATGCAGAACAGCATAAAGAGATTGATGAAGAAATAGACAGAAGACAGGTAGAGATAGCAAAGCAGGGAAATGTTGTATTAGAGGGAAGATTAGCCGCATGGATGCTTTTAAAAAATGGAATTAAGCCAGATTTAACAATCTGGTTTAAAGCCCCCCTTGAAGTCAGAGCTGAAAGAATTAGCAAGAGAGAAAATATAGATAAAGACGTTGCTTTAAAAAAGATGATTGAAAGAGAAGCAAGTGAGAAAAAAAGATATAAAGAAATTTATAATATAGATTTAGATGACTTATCTATTTACGATTTAGTTATTGATACTTCAAAATGGGACGTGGAGGGAGTGTTTAATATTGTCTCCTCTGCTATTGATAACTTAAAAAAATAA
- a CDS encoding TIGR00267 family protein — translation MLRIPRSLKSIINTINGESGTRYIVRGLIDGSLSALGVVIGASGSADASVIIAAGLGGGIANGLSNILGAFTAEKASLERERIQKEKSLLKKNGYLKKSIIYKKAIRETMICGLIDGISTTIGSALPVVPFFLFDIKTALYVAIGITIAILFILGVFIGKISKENVIISGIKMVAGALAVAILCFMIEKAF, via the coding sequence GTGTTGAGAATTCCACGTAGTCTGAAATCTATTATAAACACAATAAATGGAGAATCTGGGACGAGATACATAGTTAGAGGTCTCATCGATGGTTCTTTATCAGCTCTTGGAGTTGTTATTGGAGCGAGTGGCTCAGCAGATGCATCAGTAATTATAGCTGCTGGGCTTGGAGGAGGGATAGCTAACGGTTTATCTAATATTCTTGGAGCTTTCACTGCAGAGAAAGCATCATTGGAGAGGGAGAGGATACAAAAAGAAAAGAGCTTGTTAAAGAAGAACGGTTATTTAAAGAAGTCAATAATTTACAAAAAGGCTATTAGAGAGACGATGATTTGTGGGCTTATTGATGGAATATCAACAACTATTGGTTCAGCTCTTCCAGTAGTGCCTTTCTTTTTATTTGATATAAAAACAGCTTTATATGTTGCCATAGGTATAACTATAGCGATATTATTCATATTGGGAGTGTTTATAGGAAAGATTTCTAAGGAAAATGTAATAATTTCAGGAATAAAGATGGTTGCTGGAGCTTTAGCTGTGGCAATTTTATGCTTTATGATAGAGAAAGCATTCTAA
- the hemB gene encoding porphobilinogen synthase, whose translation MLIRPRRLRKNQKIRDLVRETILTKNDLIMPIFVDENLKGNEKKEISSMPNQYRFSVEGAIEEAKEIADLGIPAVILFGIPKHKDEIASSAYDKNGVVQRTIRGIKEELGDELLVIADCCLCEYTSHGHCGIVKDGKILNDATLPILAKIALSYADAGVDIVAPSDMMDGRVRAIREILEENGYDDVAIMSYSAKYASSFYGPFREAAESAPKFGDRKSYQMDIGNAREALKEIALDIEEGADLILVKPALPYLDIIRMAKDRFDVPIGGYCVSGEYAMVEAAARNGWLDREKVIYEILLSIKRAGADFIITYWAKEVAEIGLSQE comes from the coding sequence ATGCTGATAAGGCCAAGAAGATTAAGAAAAAACCAAAAAATTAGAGATTTAGTTAGAGAAACTATATTAACAAAAAATGACTTAATTATGCCAATTTTTGTAGATGAAAATTTAAAAGGGAATGAGAAGAAGGAGATTAGCTCAATGCCTAATCAGTATAGGTTTAGTGTGGAAGGGGCTATAGAAGAAGCAAAAGAAATAGCTGATTTAGGCATTCCAGCTGTAATATTATTTGGTATTCCAAAGCATAAGGATGAGATAGCAAGCTCTGCCTACGATAAAAATGGAGTTGTTCAAAGAACTATAAGGGGAATTAAAGAAGAGTTAGGGGATGAGCTTTTAGTTATTGCCGATTGTTGTTTATGCGAATACACAAGCCATGGACACTGTGGAATAGTTAAAGATGGAAAGATTTTGAACGATGCCACACTCCCAATATTGGCAAAGATAGCTTTATCCTATGCAGATGCTGGTGTTGATATTGTCGCTCCTTCAGACATGATGGATGGAAGAGTTAGGGCTATAAGGGAGATTTTAGAAGAAAATGGATATGATGATGTTGCTATAATGAGTTACTCAGCTAAATATGCCTCATCATTTTACGGCCCGTTTAGAGAAGCGGCTGAAAGTGCCCCTAAATTTGGAGATAGGAAGAGTTATCAGATGGACATAGGAAACGCAAGAGAGGCTTTAAAAGAAATTGCATTGGATATAGAGGAGGGTGCTGATTTAATTTTGGTTAAGCCAGCTTTGCCTTATTTGGATATAATAAGGATGGCTAAGGACAGGTTTGATGTGCCTATTGGTGGATACTGCGTTAGCGGAGAGTATGCAATGGTTGAAGCAGCAGCAAGAAATGGATGGTTAGATAGAGAAAAAGTAATTTATGAAATACTGTTAAGTATAAAAAGGGCTGGAGCTGATTTTATTATAACATATTGGGCTAAGGAGGTTGCTGAAATAGGACTTTCACAGGAATAA
- the yhbY gene encoding ribosome assembly RNA-binding protein YhbY translates to MTEEQKRKLTGKMKRMLRAKAHHLEPVVWVGKEGSEKVIKEVDRQLKERGLIKVKVRKAALLYEDKYEIAEKLAKACDAEVVSVVGHVITLFRPREGWKKYLAKKPKKKVKKDEKIIELFEKFKKKAVKE, encoded by the coding sequence ATGACAGAAGAACAAAAAAGAAAACTTACTGGAAAAATGAAGAGAATGCTTAGAGCTAAAGCTCATCATTTAGAACCTGTTGTATGGGTTGGAAAAGAGGGAAGTGAAAAGGTTATTAAAGAAGTAGATAGACAGTTAAAAGAGAGAGGTTTAATAAAGGTTAAAGTAAGAAAAGCTGCTTTATTGTATGAAGATAAATATGAAATTGCTGAAAAGCTTGCTAAGGCATGTGATGCAGAGGTTGTTAGTGTAGTAGGACATGTTATAACCTTATTTAGACCAAGAGAAGGTTGGAAGAAATATTTAGCTAAAAAACCAAAGAAAAAGGTTAAAAAGGATGAAAAGATTATTGAATTATTTGAGAAGTTTAAGAAGAAGGCAGTTAAAGAATAA
- a CDS encoding YkgJ family cysteine cluster protein, with amino-acid sequence MKNKKIKFDVYLNGIAYHCIKCGFCCDAPTVTKKDLAKIAGYLKIPFDEVLKRYVRFFNGYIGELKEVGGKCIFLDKKTKKCKIYKVRPLICRLRPYSVQVRNGKLTLTYDIWFLRYCRGLYLGDGKVEDEYFKYAELVLKYLGFEEGVDEEEFKRAKERLLEESLKYRKKKD; translated from the coding sequence ATGAAAAATAAGAAAATAAAATTTGATGTCTATTTGAATGGAATAGCTTATCATTGTATAAAATGCGGATTCTGCTGTGATGCTCCAACTGTTACAAAAAAGGACTTGGCTAAAATAGCTGGTTATCTAAAAATACCATTTGATGAGGTTTTAAAGCGATATGTTAGATTTTTTAATGGATATATTGGTGAGCTTAAAGAAGTTGGAGGAAAATGCATATTTTTAGATAAAAAAACCAAAAAATGTAAAATTTATAAAGTTAGGCCTTTAATTTGTAGGTTAAGACCTTACTCAGTCCAAGTTAGAAATGGAAAATTAACTTTAACCTATGATATATGGTTTTTAAGGTATTGTAGAGGGCTTTATTTGGGAGATGGTAAAGTTGAGGATGAATACTTTAAATATGCTGAACTTGTTTTAAAATACTTAGGATTTGAGGAGGGTGTTGATGAAGAAGAGTTTAAAAGGGCTAAAGAGAGGTTATTGGAAGAATCTTTAAAGTATAGAAAAAAGAAAGATTAA